The following are from one region of the Pectobacterium actinidiae genome:
- the parC gene encoding DNA topoisomerase IV subunit A — MSEMTHDGAESLALRTFTENAYLNYSMYVIMDRALPFIGDGLKPVQRRIVYAMSELGLNASAKFKKSARTVGDVLGKYHPHGDSACYEAMVLMAQPFSYRYPLVDGQGNWGAPDDPKSFAAMRYTESRLSKYAEILLSELGQGTVDYTPNFDGTMQEPKMLPARLPNILLNGTTGIAVGMATDIPPHNVREVAAAAVMLLENPKASLDELLQHVQGPDFPTEAEIITPRDEVRKLYQNGRGSVRMRAVWKKEDGDVVITALPHQVSGAKVLEQIASQMRAKKLPMVEDLRDESDHENPTRLVLVPRSNRIDMDQVMNHLFATTDLEKSYRVNMNMIGLDGRPGVKGLVEILSEWLVFRRDTVCRRLNYRLEKVLKRLHILEGLLIAFLNIDEVIHIIRTEDEPKPVLMRQFSLSETQAEAILELKLRHLAKLEEMKIRGEQDDLAKERDQLQALLASDRKLSNLIKKEIQSDAQTYGDDRRSPLHERGEAKAMSEHDFVPSEPVTIVLSEMGWVRSAKGHDIDPAGLSYKAGDSFRAAAKGKSNQPVVFIDSTGRSYALDPITLPSARGQGEPLTGKLTPPPGATIEQVLMAADDQLLLMASDAGYGFVCTFNDLVARNRAGKAMITLPDNAKALAPIEIKGDDNLLMAITAAGRMLLFPVSDLPQLSKGKGNKIVSISSADFAEGKDRLTWLYLLPPQASVTLYFGKRKLVLRPNELQKYQGERGRKGTLLRGLQRIDRIEVDAPQQISTGSSEE, encoded by the coding sequence ATGAGTGAGATGACTCATGACGGCGCAGAAAGCCTTGCGCTGCGCACGTTTACCGAAAATGCATACCTAAATTATTCCATGTACGTCATCATGGACAGGGCATTGCCGTTCATTGGCGATGGCCTGAAGCCCGTGCAGCGTCGCATTGTCTATGCGATGTCCGAGCTGGGGCTGAATGCCAGCGCCAAGTTTAAAAAATCTGCCCGTACCGTGGGTGACGTGTTGGGTAAATACCATCCGCACGGCGACAGCGCCTGCTATGAAGCGATGGTACTGATGGCGCAGCCGTTCTCTTACCGCTATCCGCTGGTGGATGGTCAGGGGAACTGGGGCGCGCCGGACGATCCGAAATCCTTCGCCGCCATGCGTTATACCGAATCGCGGCTGTCCAAATACGCTGAAATCCTGCTGTCGGAGTTAGGGCAGGGCACCGTCGATTACACCCCGAATTTTGACGGCACGATGCAAGAGCCGAAGATGCTGCCTGCGCGTCTGCCTAATATTCTCCTGAACGGTACCACCGGGATCGCCGTCGGGATGGCAACGGATATTCCGCCGCACAACGTGCGTGAAGTCGCTGCTGCTGCGGTAATGCTGCTGGAAAATCCAAAGGCCTCGCTGGACGAGTTATTGCAGCATGTTCAAGGGCCGGATTTCCCGACGGAAGCCGAAATCATCACGCCGCGCGATGAAGTGCGCAAACTCTATCAGAATGGGCGCGGTTCAGTGCGGATGCGTGCGGTCTGGAAGAAAGAAGACGGTGATGTCGTGATTACCGCGCTGCCGCATCAGGTTTCCGGTGCCAAAGTGCTGGAGCAGATTGCCAGCCAGATGCGTGCCAAAAAGCTGCCGATGGTGGAAGACTTACGTGATGAATCCGATCACGAGAACCCAACCCGTTTGGTGCTGGTGCCGCGCTCGAACCGTATCGATATGGATCAGGTGATGAACCACCTGTTTGCCACAACCGATCTGGAAAAGAGCTATCGCGTTAACATGAACATGATCGGTCTGGATGGTCGCCCTGGCGTGAAAGGGCTGGTCGAGATCCTGAGCGAATGGCTGGTGTTCCGCCGCGATACCGTGTGCCGCCGTCTGAACTACCGTCTGGAAAAAGTGCTCAAGCGCCTGCATATCCTTGAAGGCTTGCTGATTGCGTTCCTGAATATCGATGAAGTGATTCATATCATCCGCACGGAAGATGAGCCGAAGCCCGTTCTGATGCGCCAGTTCAGCCTGAGTGAAACACAGGCCGAAGCGATCCTGGAGCTGAAATTACGTCATTTGGCCAAGCTGGAAGAGATGAAAATCCGTGGTGAGCAGGACGATCTGGCAAAAGAGCGCGATCAGCTTCAAGCGCTGCTGGCATCCGATCGTAAGCTCAGCAATCTGATTAAGAAAGAAATTCAGTCTGATGCGCAGACCTATGGTGACGATCGTCGCTCTCCGCTGCATGAACGTGGCGAAGCGAAAGCGATGAGCGAGCACGACTTTGTGCCGTCCGAACCGGTTACGATTGTGCTGTCAGAAATGGGCTGGGTACGTAGCGCGAAAGGGCATGACATCGATCCTGCCGGACTGAGCTACAAAGCAGGCGATAGCTTCCGCGCCGCCGCGAAAGGCAAGAGCAATCAGCCTGTGGTGTTCATTGACTCCACCGGCCGCAGCTACGCGCTGGATCCGATCACGCTGCCTTCCGCACGCGGTCAGGGTGAGCCGCTGACGGGCAAACTTACGCCGCCGCCGGGCGCGACGATTGAACAGGTGCTGATGGCTGCGGACGATCAGCTGTTGCTGATGGCGTCTGATGCGGGCTACGGCTTCGTCTGTACCTTCAACGATCTGGTCGCGCGTAACCGCGCGGGTAAAGCGATGATTACGCTGCCGGATAATGCGAAGGCGCTGGCACCGATCGAGATCAAAGGCGACGATAACCTGCTGATGGCGATCACCGCCGCAGGCAGAATGCTGTTGTTCCCGGTTTCCGATCTGCCACAGCTGTCGAAAGGCAAGGGCAATAAGATTGTGTCCATCTCTTCGGCTGATTTTGCGGAAGGAAAAGACCGTCTGACCTGGTTGTATCTGCTACCGCCACAGGCTTCAGTCACGCTCTACTTCGGTAAGCGTAAGCTGGTGCTGCGCCCGAACGAGCTTCAGAAGTATCAGGGCGAGCGCGGGCGGAAAGGTACGTTGCTGCGTGGGCTACAGCGTATCGACCGGATTGAGGTGGATGCACCGCAGCAAATTAGCACCGGCAGCAGCGAAGAATAA